From the genome of Cellvibrio japonicus Ueda107, one region includes:
- a CDS encoding ArsR/SmtB family transcription factor, whose translation MSSQILTSIPEPASGSLDADNALTHLLKAAGDPLRLDILRVLARDSFGVLELCRIFSIKQSGMSHHLKVLTTAGLLSSRREANSIFYRRAYLPPDSPLAALQQQLFATVDTQPLSPALREQIALLQQERSQVAQGFFSENADKFRAQQDLIASYPVYAEPMAQLLNNTPLRAKNLALEVGPGEGEFLALLSPQFDQVIALDNAANMLDKARRFAAGKQLRNIEFIHGDTASLPSHKVLADCILVNMVLHHTPSPADIFQDLSRALVPGGALLICDLCRHEQAWVRDACGDLWQGFEPDDFSRWAASAGLEEGQSVYFALRNGFQIQLRQFFKLANV comes from the coding sequence ATGAGCAGCCAGATACTCACCAGCATCCCGGAACCCGCGAGCGGATCGCTGGATGCCGATAACGCCCTGACCCACTTATTGAAAGCGGCCGGCGATCCTTTGCGCCTGGACATTTTGCGGGTACTGGCGCGGGACTCCTTCGGGGTGCTGGAGCTGTGCCGGATTTTCTCGATCAAACAATCGGGTATGAGCCACCATTTAAAGGTGCTGACCACCGCCGGTTTGTTAAGCTCGCGCCGCGAAGCCAATTCCATTTTTTACCGCCGCGCCTACCTGCCCCCCGATAGCCCGCTGGCGGCCTTGCAACAGCAGCTGTTTGCAACGGTGGATACACAACCCCTGTCACCGGCACTGCGCGAGCAGATTGCATTGTTGCAGCAGGAGCGCAGCCAGGTTGCACAGGGTTTCTTCAGTGAGAACGCCGATAAATTCCGCGCCCAACAGGATTTGATTGCGAGTTATCCGGTCTACGCCGAACCCATGGCGCAGCTGCTGAACAATACCCCCTTGCGCGCGAAGAACCTCGCCCTGGAGGTTGGCCCCGGCGAAGGTGAATTCCTGGCGCTATTGTCACCGCAGTTTGACCAGGTCATCGCCCTGGATAACGCCGCCAACATGCTCGACAAGGCGCGCCGCTTTGCCGCCGGCAAACAACTGCGCAATATCGAATTTATCCACGGCGATACCGCCAGCCTGCCCAGCCACAAAGTGCTGGCCGATTGCATCCTGGTGAACATGGTGCTGCACCACACACCCTCACCCGCCGATATTTTCCAGGATTTAAGTCGCGCCCTGGTGCCCGGTGGTGCCCTGTTGATCTGCGACCTGTGTCGCCACGAACAAGCCTGGGTGCGCGATGCCTGTGGCGATTTATGGCAGGGCTTCGAGCCGGATGATTTTTCGCGCTGGGCAGCCTCGGCAGGTTTGGAGGAAGGCCAGAGCGTATATTTTGCCCTGCGCAATGGCTTTCAAATCCAGTTACGGCAATTTTTCAAGCTGGCGAATGTTTAA
- the tkt gene encoding transketolase, with translation MPTRQHLANAIRVLSMDAVQKANSGHPGAPMGMADIAEVLWNDFFKHNPQNPQWADRDRFVLSNGHGSMLIYSLLHLSGYDVSIDDLQQFRQLHSKTPGHPELGYTPGVETTTGPLGQGIANAVGMALAEKVLAAQFNRAGHDLVDHYTYCFLGDGCMMEGVSHEACSLAGTLGLGKLIAFYDDNGISIDGHVEGWFTDDTPKRFEAYGWHVIRAVDGHNPAAIKAAIDAARAETAKPTLIVTKTIIGFGSPNKQGSHDCHGSPLGLEEVALVRKTLNWEYEPFVVPADVYEGWDAKAKGAAAEKAWGEKFAAYKTAHPELAAEFERRVIKGELPADFAAKAEAFIAETQAKGEKIASRKASQNTIAAFVEWLPEILGGSADLAGSNLTLVKRSKGVEAGDASGNYVYYGVREFGMSAIMNGVSAHGGFIPYGATFLMFQQYAANAVRMSALMKLRNVFVYTHDSIGQGEDGPTHQPIEVLGSLRLTPNLETWRPADSTESAVAWKSAVERKDGPAALVFSRQNLEFFARTPEQVANIAKGAYVLVDSVGEPDAILIATGSEVGVTVKAAEALKAKGKNVRVVSMPSTSVFDQQDAAYKESVLPSHVSARVAVETAHVDYWYKYVGFDGRVVGMTGFGESAPGGKLLEYFGFTVDNIVSTVEELLED, from the coding sequence ATGCCAACTCGTCAACATCTTGCCAATGCAATCCGCGTCCTCTCGATGGATGCCGTACAAAAAGCCAACTCAGGCCACCCGGGCGCCCCAATGGGAATGGCGGATATCGCCGAAGTCCTGTGGAACGATTTCTTCAAGCACAACCCGCAAAACCCCCAATGGGCCGATCGCGACCGCTTTGTACTGTCCAATGGCCACGGCTCCATGCTGATTTACTCCCTGCTGCACCTGAGTGGTTACGATGTGTCTATCGACGACCTGCAGCAGTTCCGTCAACTCCACTCCAAAACCCCGGGTCACCCTGAGCTGGGCTATACCCCCGGCGTAGAAACCACTACCGGCCCACTGGGGCAGGGTATTGCCAACGCGGTCGGTATGGCACTGGCGGAAAAAGTGCTCGCGGCCCAATTTAACCGCGCCGGCCACGACCTGGTTGACCACTACACCTATTGCTTCCTCGGCGATGGCTGCATGATGGAAGGTGTGTCCCACGAAGCCTGCTCCCTGGCCGGCACCCTGGGCCTGGGCAAGCTGATTGCGTTCTACGATGACAACGGTATTTCGATCGACGGCCATGTTGAAGGCTGGTTCACCGACGATACCCCAAAGCGCTTTGAAGCCTATGGTTGGCATGTGATTCGCGCTGTCGATGGACACAATCCCGCGGCCATTAAAGCGGCGATTGACGCGGCGCGCGCTGAAACTGCCAAGCCCACCCTGATCGTCACCAAAACCATCATCGGTTTCGGTTCACCCAACAAACAGGGTTCACACGACTGCCACGGCTCACCGCTCGGCCTGGAAGAAGTGGCGCTGGTGCGCAAAACCCTTAACTGGGAATACGAGCCTTTCGTGGTGCCTGCCGATGTGTATGAAGGCTGGGATGCAAAAGCCAAAGGTGCGGCGGCAGAAAAAGCCTGGGGCGAAAAATTTGCGGCCTATAAAACGGCGCATCCCGAGTTGGCTGCCGAGTTTGAGCGCCGCGTGATTAAGGGTGAATTGCCTGCCGATTTCGCTGCAAAAGCCGAAGCCTTCATTGCTGAAACCCAAGCCAAAGGCGAAAAAATTGCCAGTCGTAAAGCCTCACAAAACACCATTGCCGCATTCGTGGAGTGGTTGCCGGAAATCCTCGGCGGCTCTGCTGACCTGGCCGGTTCCAACCTGACCCTGGTCAAGCGCTCCAAGGGCGTGGAAGCCGGTGATGCGAGCGGTAACTATGTGTACTACGGCGTGCGCGAATTCGGTATGAGCGCGATCATGAACGGTGTGTCTGCCCACGGCGGTTTCATCCCCTACGGCGCTACCTTCCTGATGTTCCAGCAGTATGCGGCCAACGCGGTGCGTATGTCGGCGCTGATGAAGCTGCGCAACGTATTCGTGTACACCCACGACTCCATCGGCCAGGGTGAAGATGGCCCGACGCACCAGCCAATCGAAGTGCTGGGCAGCCTGCGCCTGACCCCCAACCTGGAAACCTGGCGCCCCGCCGACAGTACCGAATCTGCCGTTGCCTGGAAATCGGCTGTAGAGCGCAAAGATGGCCCGGCAGCACTGGTATTCAGCCGTCAAAACCTGGAGTTCTTTGCACGTACACCCGAGCAAGTTGCCAATATTGCCAAGGGTGCCTATGTGTTGGTTGATTCCGTGGGTGAGCCGGATGCTATTTTGATCGCTACCGGTTCAGAAGTGGGTGTAACGGTAAAAGCCGCTGAAGCTTTGAAAGCCAAAGGCAAAAATGTGCGTGTGGTTTCCATGCCATCCACGTCTGTCTTTGATCAACAGGATGCAGCTTACAAAGAGTCGGTATTGCCCAGCCACGTCTCCGCGCGTGTTGCCGTAGAAACCGCGCACGTGGATTACTGGTACAAATACGTCGGCTTCGATGGCCGTGTAGTCGGCATGACCGGTTTCGGTGAATCCGCGCCCGGCGGCAAACTGCTGGAATACTTCGGTTTCACGGTCGACAATATCGTCAGCACTGTTGAAGAATTGCTGGAGGACTAA
- the metK gene encoding methionine adenosyltransferase produces the protein MSEYSVFTSESVSEGHPDKMADQISDAVLDAILTDDPNARVAVETLVKTGMAIVAGEVRTSTYVDLEDLIRQVILDIGYNSSDVGFDGASCAVLNAIGKQSADIAMGVDEGDQKDLGAGDQGLMFGYATNETAVLMPAPIFYAHRLVEKQAQLRKSGELPWLRPDAKSQVTLRYENGKPVAVDAVVLSTQHSPSVQQAEIHEAVRELIIKNVLPAEWLHKDTQYHINPTGQFIIGGPVGDCGLTGRKIIVDSYGGMARHGGGAFSGKDPSKVDRSAAYAGRYVAKNIVAAGLADKCEIQVSYAIGVAEPTSISINTFGTGKLPDAEIIKLVREHFDLRPRGLIEMLNLKRPIYRQTAAYGHFGRELPDFTWEKTDKADALKKAL, from the coding sequence ATGTCCGAATATTCCGTCTTCACCTCCGAATCCGTCTCCGAAGGCCATCCCGACAAAATGGCGGACCAGATTTCTGATGCCGTACTCGATGCCATCCTCACCGACGATCCCAACGCGCGTGTTGCCGTGGAAACCCTGGTAAAAACCGGTATGGCCATCGTTGCCGGTGAAGTGCGCACCTCGACTTACGTCGACCTGGAAGACCTGATCCGCCAGGTCATCCTGGATATCGGCTACAACTCCAGCGATGTGGGTTTTGATGGTGCCAGCTGTGCTGTGCTCAATGCCATCGGTAAACAATCGGCCGATATCGCCATGGGCGTCGACGAAGGCGATCAAAAAGACCTGGGCGCCGGTGACCAGGGCCTGATGTTTGGTTACGCAACCAACGAAACCGCGGTGCTGATGCCCGCCCCGATTTTCTACGCGCACCGCCTGGTGGAAAAACAGGCTCAGCTGCGCAAGAGTGGCGAATTGCCCTGGTTGCGCCCCGATGCCAAAAGCCAGGTGACCCTGCGCTACGAAAACGGCAAGCCGGTGGCTGTCGATGCAGTGGTGCTGTCCACCCAGCACAGCCCCAGTGTCCAGCAGGCGGAAATCCACGAAGCCGTGCGCGAGCTGATCATTAAAAATGTACTGCCGGCGGAGTGGCTGCACAAAGATACCCAATACCACATTAACCCTACCGGCCAATTTATTATTGGCGGCCCGGTCGGCGATTGCGGTTTGACCGGCCGCAAAATTATTGTGGATTCCTACGGTGGTATGGCCCGCCACGGCGGCGGCGCCTTCTCCGGTAAAGATCCGTCCAAGGTAGACCGCTCCGCAGCTTACGCCGGCCGCTATGTTGCCAAGAATATTGTCGCCGCTGGCCTGGCAGATAAATGCGAGATCCAGGTGAGCTACGCCATCGGTGTTGCTGAGCCCACGTCGATTTCGATCAACACCTTTGGTACCGGCAAATTGCCCGATGCCGAGATTATCAAGCTGGTGCGCGAGCATTTCGACCTGCGCCCGCGCGGGCTGATTGAGATGCTGAATTTGAAGCGTCCTATTTACCGCCAGACGGCGGCCTACGGTCACTTCGGTCGCGAGCTGCCCGATTTCACCTGGGAAAAAACAGACAAGGCCGATGCGCTTAAAAAAGCGCTCTAA